The following are from one region of the Corylus avellana chromosome ca1, CavTom2PMs-1.0 genome:
- the LOC132163724 gene encoding G2/mitotic-specific cyclin-2-like has protein sequence MDASKENYPTLIRPSYFRESPRMEGAKFVKEVGHNRRQALSGIDQNVFGATLNSHIPNKAEFDRKFAEQTVQHCLGDLSETKKLASLALNPNTLEDSIVIDVEEYDDDASDDGVPMFVKHTEAMLDEVDRMEEDEMEYEEDLVIDIDSSDLKDPLAVVEYIDDIIAYYRKNENSSCVSPNYMALQFDINEKMRAILIDWLIEVHYKFQLMEETLFLTVNLVDRFLERQTVPRKRLQLVGVTAMLLACKYEEVAVPVVEDLVLISDQAYSREEVLDMERLMVNTLQFDFSVPTPYVFMRRFLKAAQSDKKLEILSFFIIELCLVEYQMLKFPPSLLAAAAIYTAQCSLYLPSIKQWSKTSEWYSNYSEDQLLECSKLMVTFHQKAETGKLNAVHRKYSSWKFDYAAKVEPARFLLNV, from the exons ATGGATGCATCAAAGGAGAACTATCCAACCCTCATTCGGCCCTCATATTTTCGAG AAAGTCCAAGAATGGAGGGTGCCAAGTTTGTGAAGGAAGTGGGACACAATCGTCGACAAGCTCTAAGCGGCATTGATCAGAATGTTTTTGGAGCTACCTTAAATTCTCATATACCCAATAAAGCAGAGTTTGACAG GAAGTTTGCAGAACAAACGGTCCAGCACTGCCTTGGAGACCTCTCT GAAACTAAGAAACTAGCCTCATTGGCTCTGAACCCAAATACCCTTGAAGATAGTATAGTCATTGATGTGGAGGAGTATGATGATGATGCTAGTGATGATGGGGTTCCAATGTTTGTGAAGCACACTGAAGCCATGCTAGATGAAGTTGATCGAATG GAAGAGGATGAAATGGAATATGAAGAGGACCTGGTTATTGATATTGACAGCAGCGATTTGAAAGATCCACTTGCAGTTGTTGAGTATATAGATGACATAATTGCTTACTATAGGAAAAATGAG AATTCTAGCTGTGTTTCTCCAAATTACATGGCCCTTCAATTTGACATCAACGAGAAAATGAGGGCTATCCTTATTGACTGGCTTATTGAG GTTCACTACAAATTTCAGCTTATGGAGGAGACATTATTCCTCACTGTCAACCTTGTAGACAGGTTCTTAGAGCGCCAAACAGTTCCCAGAAAGAGGCTTCAATTGGTTGGGGTGACAGCCATGCTATTGGCCTGCAAGTATGAGGAGGTTGCTGTCCCTGTGGTGGAGGATCTTGTTCTGATATCAGATCAGGCATATTCAAGAGAAGAAGTTCTTGATATG GAGAGGCTAATGGTGAACACCTTACAATTTGATTTCTCGGTGCCTACCCCATATGTGTTTATGAGAAGATTCCTCAAGGCAGCTCAATCAGACAAAAAG CTTGAGATTCTATCCTTCTTCATCATTGAGCTATGCCTGGTGGAGTACCAAATGCTCAAGTTCCCACCATCTCTGCTAGCTGCTGCAGCAATTTACACTGCTCAATGTAGTCTTTACCTCCCCTCCATCAAGCAATGGAGTAAAACTAGCGAGTGGTATTCTAACTACTCTGAAGATCAGCTTCT AGAATGCTCAAAACTGATGGTTACTTTCCATCAGAAGGCTGAAACTGGGAAACTTAATGCTGTTCATAGGAAGTACAGCTCATGGAAGTTTGATTATGCAGCAAAAGTTGAACCAGCTCGATTTCTCCTAAATGTTTGA